GGTTGCCAATATACCATATGGAGGGGCTAAAGGAGGAATAGGGTGCAGTCCCAGTGACTTAAGCATCTCTGAGCTAGAGCGACTTACTCGAGTATTTACTCAAAAAATCCATGACCTTATTGGAATTCATACAGATGTTCCAGCACCTGACATGGGAACAAATCCACAGGTATATATATGTCTCAGGCATATCATTTTATCGGACAGGAGAAAGTGTCATTTCCCCTTAACCTTTTGGCATGCTACGGATGGATCTAACTGAGGTGTTGCTTTACGCAGACAATGGCGTGGATTCTAGATGAGTACTCAAAGTTTCATGGCTATTCACCTGCAGTGGTAACTGGAAAACCTATTGTAAGTATGAATAACATTCTGATTTCTGATTGACGATCCTGTACACTCCATAGTTCATTTTACACGATCTGAGTAGTGTAAATAAACTTTCAGTTTGATGATAACCTATTCTCATGGTCTGTGTTTTCTAGCTTGACTCACAACTATACAATCTTTGTATTGGTTTAACTTGGGAAATTCAACATTTTGACAACAGGATCTTGGTGGATCTCTAGGCAGAGATGCAGCTACTGGTAGGGGTGTTCTTTTTGCTGCTGAAGCACTGCTTAGAGACCATGGAAAGAGCATCGCTGGGCAGCATTTTGTTGTTCAGGTTAGTGCCCTTAATTCAACTAACAATTGTGGAGAAACTTAATCTCGAAAACTATTCTGTTTTTctcaaaaacaaaaggaacagaaTTAATTCCACACTAGCTGATTGGTTGGTAAGGAAAGATACAAAAGGATATAGAAAGTACATTTCGTTGGATAGGTCTGGAATTTGATACGATTTCTTTCGTTCCAGGGATTTGGAAATGTTGGTTCTTGGGCTGCACAACTCATTACTGAGCAAGGTGGGAAGATTGTTGCAGTCAGTGACATAACAGGTGctataaagaacaaaaatggaatCGACATAGCAAGTCTACTCAAACATGTGAAAGAAAATCGCGGAGTTAAAGGTTTCCATGGCGCGGATTCAATAGATCCTAATTCTATACTGGTAGAAGACTGCGATGTTCTTATACCAGCTGCCCTTGGCGGAGTAATTAACAGGTTATTCTCATGCTATTTCTATAAAACTAGTTATTAACAAGCTCTTGTCATTTCAGATTTATGATACATTTAAATCTCTTTAAAGGGATAATGCAAAAGACATAAAAGCCAAATTCATTGTTGAGGCTGCTAACCATCCAACTGATCCTGAAGCTGACGAGGTCAGTGTTTTAGTTCAGTTATTATTTGAAACACAGGACAGAGAACAACGAAAATTAAACTAATTTTGTTCATGCAGATTTTGGCAAAGAAAGGAGTTGTCATTCTGCCAGACATATATGCAAACTCAGGAGGTGTTACTGTCAGCTATTTTGAATGGGTTCAGGTATCAGTTTGACCTTTATATCTTCTCATATTCCAGCCAAACTGTGGGATCAATAACTCTTCATATTAACTTTTGGATGATTCTGTAATGCTAGAACATCCAAGGTTTTATGTGGGATGAGGAAAGAGTGAACACTGAGCTAAAGGCATACATGAACAGAGGTTTTAAAGATGTCAAAGATATGTGCAAGACTCACAACTGCGATCTCCGAATGGGTGCCTTCACCCTAGGCGTCAACCGTGTTGCCAGAGCAACAacactaaggggatgggaagccTAAGAATGAGGCGACGATTGCTTCTTCTTCAAATAAACATATACTCTAAAGCATGGAGTTCATATACTTCTGCATATTCATTTCTGCACTTGTGCAAAATTTGACAAAAATTTAGCCATTTCAATAGTTTTGCTTGaccttttaaaagaaaaataaatgttgTACACCATCATTCTTATGAGTGCAAGATGGCTTGAAAGCACTAGAAGGGGCCACTTTGTTTGGTCCAATTCTTTATTATTAATCAAACAAAGTTTTATAATTGTCTTTGACCTTATTGTTTTCTTAAGAATGAACCAGAAATATTTACAATCTTTTGTAGATATCTTCCTGGAATATTAAGTTCAGCTATTTTGctatttttcttatatttttatATTGTATAAATCCTCACACCCCTGAAACCCCCCTGCCCAGTTGCCTACAGTGCTTTTAACCACTTTTTCTCCCTTGGTGACTCGAATCTCCAAAGTTTAAGTTGGAGCTGGACGTTTTTTCGGACAAAAGACACTgtatagccgctgtaaaaataatagccgaaaaaatgtataaaatttgtatatgtaTAGACATTttatatgttatatacaaaaattatacaagttTTATATACTTTATCGGCTACCGGATGttaaatagtttctggcgcagGCTAAAACTGATAATTACCCAAGTTTTTTTTCCACTAGACGAACCCTATCTTGTCTCTTCTCATTTCAGCCCGCTCAAGTTCAAAATTTAGCCTTAAGAACAAAGCTGTGACTGCAATCATCCAGATATCTTCTACCCTTTGTCGCCTGATAAAACATGAAAGATCATTTAATATTATGTTAGTTTATGAGAGCATGTCAATCTACTGTGGCAAGGTGCAGATCCTACAGCACATCTAGAAATCAATTCCTAGATTCAATCCATGCGCATCACATGCTCTGAGAAGTAGGAGAGACTCGGGAACTGAAAACACTCTTGAATCAGATATTATTACTCTTAAATACACAAAGTTCTTATAAAAACACTTCAATTTGCTAATGCTGATATTAAACTTTAATTTATACCGTCTAATTTCAGACTATATTTTCATTCACCAACTAAacactgaaaaatatttttcaaaaggcATTTTCCGTCATACTAGAGACACTGTAAAATTAAAACTAATATAAATAAAAtcggaagaaaaaaaaaacactgCAAAATAAAACTAATCAAAGAAAATAGCAATCTAGGAGATCAACTAGTACCAAAATACCAACGGTAACGGGCAAAATCACCCTGTAGGAAAGAAATAGCTTTATGATACACTGGAATAGGGACACTACTGGAATTATTATCATGCACTATGAAGTACAAATAAGCCAAGGTCAAACTTCCGAGATCTATTGCAATCGTCCACATAATGAATGAGTTATGcttcagaaaaaagaaaagaaaaaaaaaagagttgggCTACCAATACAAGATATGTACCAAAATCACCAGCATAAAATAAACCAACTTCAAGCATAAGGATCTCAGATTACAGTAGAATGCATTTAACTAATACTGCTGTTGATCATGATGGGTGCTCAATGGGCAAAAAACACTCAAATGGTTCCAGTTCAGTGGAAATGAAAACGAGCCAATTCCACGAACAGAATTGTAGCGACATCCTCCCACCCAATTGATTCAACAACATCGCAGCACTATATCTAAAATTGAATACAATACTACAGTTGCTTCTAAAATCTCCCTCTACCCCTAAAACTGCCTCCACGACCACCTCTAGGAGGTCCTCTACCACCACGAGGAGCACCCCTTCCACGgaaaccaccaccaccaccacggAAACCGCCTCTTCCCCCACCTCTTCCTCCACCACGTCCTCCACCTCTAGAAGCTTGCTGCTGTCCCCTGCGATAACAGGGAAATACATTCAGATTCAGTTCAAGTCAGACCCAAAAAAACAAAATATGAAAGAAAGAGGTGGTTGTATCAACCAAACATGGTtgcaatttaattatttttactgTCAAACATAGATTTTGTATTCTCTTAAACATTAAGGTAGAATTTGTTATCGTCATCTAAATGAACATTGTGCTCTGCAAGTTTGCTAAGGATTTCAGATTTAGTTAAATGTCGAACAGAAAAAACACAATATTGAAGAAAGATGTGGCAGTATTAACTGAACATGGCTCTGAAATGCATTTAGTTCTTGGGGTAGCTGCATAGACCTTATATTTCCGAGCAACAAAGCCATAGTCCTTAATTTTCTAAGGGAGGATTTCCTCCTAATCCAAAAGAACACACCTTCTACATGTTTGCTAAAAAAGACATACATAAGCATATCCTTCCAGCTTCAGGTTAACTTCGCTCTCATTGGATGTGATTACTTCTCAAGGCACATATCGAATATGATGACTTTAAAACATCTTTCTAAATGATTTTGAAATTCTGAAAGTCTATCAGGCAGAGTTTGAGTTCACAACATACTAAATCATATTGCTATAACAATACTTGATTTTAATAGGCATAGTCATTTGGAACAAATAAATCATATGGAAGATAGGAATATTTCTCCTATAAGAATGGGAGGAAATATTGTCTTTCCTGTTATTCACAAGCATTCCAAGTGCAAACAAGAAAAGCAAATAGGATATGATATGAAACATGGATTATTTCTTTGGATGGTAATTTGTGAATATCGTAAACATGAACTGCTCCACTCAAAGTCATAAATACAACTTTTCTGTCAGTGTCATGAATCCATTACTAAACTCATGATAGATTACAGTATTAGCTTCAGCAATGacattttataataataataataatagaggaATTTACAGTTAGGTGATATAACAGGCTGAAACAAGTTGATGCCAGCTTAAAATTAGTCTTAACAAGATGAATTCTCTAGAAAATACATCTACCATACATTAATTAGTATTGGAATGAAATAGGTCTAAATAGCATGAATGGATATAGAATTCGTAT
This sequence is a window from Nicotiana sylvestris chromosome 3, ASM39365v2, whole genome shotgun sequence. Protein-coding genes within it:
- the LOC104217259 gene encoding glutamate dehydrogenase B — translated: MNALAATNRNFKLASRLLGLDSKLEQCLLIPFREIKVECTIPKDDGSLATFIGFRVQHDNARGPMKGGIRYHPEVDPDEVNALAQLMTWKTAVANIPYGGAKGGIGCSPSDLSISELERLTRVFTQKIHDLIGIHTDVPAPDMGTNPQTMAWILDEYSKFHGYSPAVVTGKPIDLGGSLGRDAATGRGVLFAAEALLRDHGKSIAGQHFVVQGFGNVGSWAAQLITEQGGKIVAVSDITGAIKNKNGIDIASLLKHVKENRGVKGFHGADSIDPNSILVEDCDVLIPAALGGVINRDNAKDIKAKFIVEAANHPTDPEADEILAKKGVVILPDIYANSGGVTVSYFEWVQNIQGFMWDEERVNTELKAYMNRGFKDVKDMCKTHNCDLRMGAFTLGVNRVARATTLRGWEA